One region of Drosophila kikkawai strain 14028-0561.14 chromosome 2R, DkikHiC1v2, whole genome shotgun sequence genomic DNA includes:
- the Gpo1 gene encoding glycerol-3-phosphate dehydrogenase, mitochondrial produces the protein MTSRMFKFGVTAASACVGSVLASYTLDRWNSPHVVNNSTQRPPKRKRTLPPRADQIKSLMSGEEFDVLIIGGGATGAGCALDSVTRGLKTALVELDDFASGTSSRSTKLIHGGVRYLQKAILGLDLEQYRMVKEALQERATMLESAPHLTHPLPIMLPVYTWWQVPYYWVGIKAYDLVAGDRNVKSSYYLSKKDALELFPMLKKDKLCGAIVYYDGQQDDARMCLAVALTAARHGATVCNHVEVKELLKKDDGTGKQVLCGAKVKDHISGKEFTVKAKCIVNAAGPFTDSIRKMDNPTVKSICCPSSGVHIVLPGYYSPDQMGLLDPSTSDGRVIFFLPWQRQTIAGTTDLPCEITHTPTPTEDEIQFILSEIKNYLNADVEVRRGDVLSAWSGIRPLVSDPNKDDTQSLARNHIVHVSPSNLITIAGGKWTTYRAMAEHTIDAAIKACNLKPERAEAVTSYLKIEGGQGWTPTMYIRLVQDFGLECEVAQHLAKSYGDRAFAVSKMASLTGKRWPIIGNRIHPEFPYIDAEIRYGVREYACTAVDMIARRLRLAFLNVQAAQEALPVIVDIMGEELQWSKDEKERQIKAATEFLANEMGHTVNRTSKERIPIKLSKEEIQTYIKRFQLIDKDKKGYVSINDIRRALKTFGEADVSGEQLHEILREIDTNMNGQVELDEYLQMMSAIKTGDVAYSRFARMAELEEQKHEAANLKTKISVDRSGGGL, from the exons ATGACCTCGCGAATGTTCAAGTTCGGCGTAACAGCCGCCAGTGCCTGTGTGGGTTCCGTGCTGGCCTCCTACACCTTGGACCGCTGGAACTCTCCCCATGTG GTGAATAACTCCACCCAGCGTCCGCCCAAGAGGAAGCGCACCCTGCCTCCCAGAGCTGATCAGATCAAATCTCTGATGAGCGGCGAGGAGTTTGATGTGCTTATCATAGGCGGCGGTGCCACTGGAGCGGGTTGTGCCCTAGATTCGGTGACCAGAG GCCTGAAGACCGCTTTGGTGGAACTGGATGACTTTGCCAGCGGCACCTCATCGCGCTCCACCAAGCTTATTCACGGAGGCGTGCGTTATCTGCAGAAGGCCATTCTGGGC TTAGACCTTGAGCAGTACCGCATGGTGAAGGAGGCGCTACAAGAGCGCGCCACCATGCTCGAGTCCGCGCCCCACTTGACCCATCCACTGCCCATCATGCTGCCAGTTTACAC TTGGTGGCAGGTGCCCTACTATTGGGTGGGCATCAAGGCCTACGATCTGGTGGCCGGTGATCGCAATGTGAAGAGCTCGTACTATCTCTCCAAGAAGGACGCTCTGGAGCTGTTCCCCATGCTCAAGAAGGACAAGCTGTGCGGCGCTATTGTCTACTATGATGGCCAGCAGGATGATGCCCGCATGTGCCTTGCAGTGGCCTTGACGGCTGCCCGCCATGGAGCCACCGTGTGCAATCATGTGGAGGTCAAGGAGTTGCTCAAAAAGGATGATGGCACTGGCAAGCAGGTGCTGTGCGGTGCCAAGGTCAAGGATCATATCTCCGGCAAGGAGTTTACCGTAAAGGCCAAGTGCATTGTGAATGCCGCCGGACCCTTCACGGACTCCATCCGCAAGATGGACAATCCCACGGTGAAGAGCATCTGCTGCCCCAGCTCGGGTGTCCATATCGTGCTGCCTGGCTACTACAGCCCCGATCAGATGGGTCTGCTGGATCCCTCGACCTCCGACGGACGCGTCATCTTCTTCCTGCCCTGGCAGCGACAGACCATCGCCGGCACCACCGACCTGCCCTGCGAGATTACCCACACTCCCACACCCACCGAGGACGAGATCCAGTTTATTCTCAGCGAGATTAAGAACTATCTCAACGCCGACGTGGAGGTTCGCCGCGGCGATGTCCTCTCCGCCTGGAGTGGTATCCGCCCGCTAGTCTCGGATCCCAACAAAGACGACACCCAGTCGCTGGCCCGCAACCACATCGTCCACGTCAGCCCCTCCAATCTCATTACCATCGCCGGCGGCAAGTGGACCACCTACCGGGCGATGGCCGAGCACACCATCGATGCGGCCATTAAGG CTTGCAATCTTAAGCCTGAGCGGGCCGAGGCCGTCACCTCCTACCTGAAGATCGAGGGCGGCCAGGGGTGGACCCCAACCATGTACATCCGCCTGGTGCAGGATTTCGGACTCGAATGCGAGGTGGCCCAGCATCTGGCCAAATCGTACGGCGACCGCGCTTTTGCCGTGTCCAAGATGGCCTCGCTGACCGGCAAGCGTTGGCCCATCATCGGCAACCGCATACATCCCGAGTTCCCCTATATCGATGCCGAGATTCGTTACGGAGTGCGTGAGTACGCCTGCACTGCCGTGGACATGATCGCCCGCCGTTTGCGTCTGGCCTTCCTCAACGTTCAGGCCGCTCAGGAGGCTCTGCCCGTCATTGTGGACATCATGGGCGAGGAGCTGCAGTGGTCCAAGGACGAGAAGGAGCGCCAGATCAAGGCAGCCACCGAGTTCCTGGCCAACGAAATGGGCCACACGGTCAACCGTACCTCCAAGGAGCGCATCCCCATCAAGCTGTCCAAGGAGGAGATTCAGACGTACATCAAGCGCTTCCAGCTGATCGACAAGGACAAGAAGGGCTACGTCTCCATCAACGATATTCGTCGGGCCTTGAAGACCTTCGGCGAGGCCGATGTCTCCGGCGAGCAGCTGCACGAGATTCTGCGGGAGATCGACACGAATATGAACGGCCAGGTGGAGCTGGACGAGTACCTTCAG aTGATGTCGGCCATCAAGA